The genomic window ccctgaGGTGGCGCGCATGGTCAGAGAGAGCCATGGAGAGACGAGGAGTACAGAGAACCGGTGAGGGGAAGCCTTAGCCCATGCCCATCTTTCAGTGTGTTCTGCCCTTCCTAACCACTCCACACCAGAGCTATAGAACAGAACTGAAGTTTCTCTTCCTGATCCCCCAGTATAGGTTGATAAGGCAGTGTAATagagtaaaaataaacatgagcTCCCTGGGTTTAAATCCTAATTCTACTTACTTGGGCAAGAACCCAAGTTTAACATGGCTCATTTTCGTTATCTGAGAAATGCAGGTAATAAGAGCGCCTGTTAGGATTTAATGGGTCAATATACGTAAAGTGCTAGAATGATGCTTACCACATAGTAAGCACTGTATACATATTAATTGTAGCCATTATTATGCTTTGCCCAAGAGCTTGTGAGGCCTGGTTGCCATTTCTTCTCCCAGTTGTTCCCCTCTGGGTCCCTCACTGCTAAGTAGGTTGGAAGGCAACTTGTTTTTTAGCAGTAAGACTGGAAGGACTTCCCACCTTGCCACCCCACTCTGAGGCCTCAACTCTTTCCCTGCCCtgaactctttctctttttttcctctgcaggtcccagcccccctccctccGGTACTGTGAGACCTGTGATGCCCACTTTCAAGACTCTAACCATTACACATCCACTGCTCACCTGCTGTCACTGCCCCGTGATCTCAGGTCCCCCAACTTGCCCATCGGAGTTTCCGCCTCCAGCCCAGGCTTCAAGTTGTTGCTGAGGGGTGGCTGGGAGCCTGGAATGGGGCTGGGACCCCGGGGTGAGGGCCGCACCAACCCCATCCCAACTGTCCTCAAGAGGGACCAGGAAGGATTAGGCTACGGATCAGTGCCCCAACCCCGAGTCACACACTTCCTGGCTCGAGATACTCGGGCCGTGGCTGGGAGGGAGAGAGCCCCTCGGGTGACCACACTGAGccggagggagaagagaaggcaggaggagaaggacaGGGCCTGGGAGCGGGATCTGAGGACATACATGAACCTTGAGTTCTGACCTTGGTAAGTAAGGTCTGATCCTGGTCTGTTGCTAAAGTCTGAACTTGGACCTAGGCACTTTGGCTCTTACTTTCTGGGGTCTCTCCAGGTCCCAGATCCTCAGATTTTAGTCGGTGGACTCTGCCTTTGGAAGAGAAGAGCTGAGagctgaaaaataaatcaaacttCTTCCTCTTTTGTGTTTATTCACTTTTCTGGAAGCTATTGTGGGAAAGCCAAAGTCTGGGAGCCACATGCAAGTCCCACCTGAGCCAGAAGGGGTAGCCCTTTCTGGTGGCATGATCGGGTCACCTCCCTGCCAGTCTGGTTAATTTCCAGGGCCTAGCCCCTGCCTGGAATGCCCCACCTATTCTTTCAGTCCCCTGAACCAGGAATTGCTCAAGCTCTATCCCAGTCTCACCTACCCCAGGAAGCATCTCCTGACTTCTGCAGCCAAttcaattgttttattttttcaattattgattttacaatgttttatttatttatttaacagatcacaagtaggcagaggcaggcagagagaggaggaagcaggctccctgctgagcagagagcctgatgtggggcttgatcccaggatcctgagatcatgatctgagctgaaggcagaggtttaacccactgagccacctgggtgcccctcaattactcatttttttttttaagatttttatttatttgacagagatcacaagtaggcagagaggaggaagcaggctccctgccgagcagagagccggatgtggggctcgatcccaggacggtgggaCCACAACCcacgccgaaggcagaggctttaacccaatgagccacccaggcacccctcaattacTCAATTTTAAACAAGATCAAATACTATATGCTAAGAAGAGAAGTAGGACATATTCCCAACTTTCTAATTGCTCATAGCTAGAGGAGGAGGCAGCTATGTGATCAAATATACAATGCATGGTGATAGGGGAAGCCTGGGAAAGCTCATGGAGGTGATGAGAGTAGATGGGGTCTTGCAGGAAGAGGCCAATGGGCTGGAAGGGCCTAAGAATATCCGGCCTCTAGGATGATGATGGTGGAACGACAGTCAGAACCTCCCAGTGTACATTTGGCCTCCCAAATGTAAAACTTAAATCAGGGTTCTTCATTTTACAACCTGAAAACGCCTGAGGGCAGGAAGCATGTTGTATTTGTCAACACttgtctccccttcccttctgctgCTCATACCGGGTGCTGGACCTAAGGGAGAGCTCACTATTGTCAGACCCAGGAAGTAAAATCTGCATGGAGGGGCAGGAAAGATCAACACAAGTCCTAGGGAAGCAGCCGTGCTTTTCCGGAAAAGCCTTTTACGAGGTCTTGGACAAGAAAAGGAGgagttgggggtggagggtgcaGGGAATAACCAAAGAGCAGGAGGCTAAAGGGAGCGGAGTTTAGGGGAGCACTGGCGACCCAGGGACATATGGGCGACGAAGAGAGATTGCTAGGTTTATACTGCTGCCCCGACCCTGTCAGACCTCAGCTGGCGCCCAGCGGAGTGGTGTGTACTAAcggcgcggggggcgcggggggcggtGGATCCGTAGGGTCCGCCCCACGAACTGCGGGCTCCGCCCCCGCCTGTCCCTCCCGCCCCGGTGCAGCTGCTTCCGGGCTCTGCGGCTCCGGGCGGCCTACTGAGGCCGCGGCCCCGACGCCGGGCCCGGTAGGAGTCGCAGCGCGCAGAGCCCGGACGCCTGGGTCCCCAGCAGGCCCGCGCTTGGCCTCGCGACGAGGATCTCCCAGGACATCTCTGGCCTGACCTTGTAGAGATCGCGTCTCACCTGCGCGCTCGGGGACCGGTCGGGTCTTTTTGTAGGATTCCTAGCTCTCTAAATCGAGAAAAGAACGCTGCTGGCAGGAGTTTGCTGAACATCTCTCTCCTAAACCCCAGTAAGAGACTGCCTGCTTGAGCTCCCTTAGGTCAGGACTCTCCAGATTGGGAGCACCTGAGACTCAgggccaccttccttccttcttggatGGAGCACCGCCTCCCCAGTTTCTGGGGCACCTTGGGGCGTGGCCTTGGTGAGTGAAACTTGGGGTGCTGCCTGTAGGAAAGGAAACCCAGAAACCCAGGGAGGACACCGTGGGGGTGACCCAGGCCTTCTCAGGTCCTGGGGATTCTTGGCCTGAATCTTGTGTTTTGGGGTGGTGGTGAATGAATTTGGTTGTGCCTCCCCGTTTTACCTCAAAACTGAAAAGGAACAAGCCACTTGCCACACTTGAGGTAGCAGGACATCCAGAGAAGTGGGGAGCCACTTCTGAATTCAGAGTAGGACTCACGAAACAGTAGTTCTGAGCTTGGACAGACTCTGGCTTCTGAGGAGACACTCAGCCCCCAAACTTGAGGGCTGAGTTCCAAGCAGAATCAAAGCAGTTCCAGGAAGCAGCCCCAGAATTTTGGGGGCTCACTACACATCTCAACCATGTTCCTGCGACGGCTTAGTGGCTGGCTACCTCGCCCTTGGGGTCGTGGGAAACCAACGAAGCCTGACCTGCCTGCCCCAGAACTCAGACGAGTGGACAGCTCCTCTGAGAATTCAGGGAGTGACTGGGATAGTGCCCCAGAAACCATGGGAGATGTGGGGCCTCTCAAGACCAAGGACCCAGAGGCACGGAGGAGCTCTGAGGCTGCTCCAGAACCAAGTAGGGAGGTCCGAGATGAGCAACTGCGAAGCAACAGAATGGATTCCTTCAAGTGGGACAAGACTGTCTCTAACACTCAAGAGTCTGGGAGACTGGGGACTGGAGGGTCTGTTCTCAAACAGGGCCAGGATCCTGTGGGCTCCAGTGGCACCAGACCTGGAGTGTCCCCTGAAGGGGTACTAAGCCCCCCTGGGCCAGAAGCCCCAGTGGAGAAGCCAGGACGGCGTCAGAAGCTGCTGGGCTGGCTGCGGGGGGATCCAGGTGGGGGAGCAGGAGCTCCCTTGCAGTACCTGGGGGGCCCAGAGGAGTGTCTGCAGATCTCAACCAACCTGACTCTGCACCTGCTGGAGCTGCTGGCCTCAGCCCTGCTGGGGCTGTGCTCGCGGCCTCTGAGGGCAGCTTTGGATGCATTGGGCCTGCGTGGACCGCTGGGCCTCTGGCTGCATGGGCTGCTGTCCTTTCTGGCTGCCCTGCATGGGCTCCATGCTGTGTTGAGTCTACTTACTGCTCACCCCCTGCACTTTGCCTGCCTCTTTGGTCTCCTTCAGGCCCTGGTGCTGGCTGTCAGCCTCCGGGAGcccagtggggaggaggaggccacTGACTTGGATGGCGAGAAATTGGAGAGGGAAGGTGAGGAATAGAGGGGAGACCCAGGAAAGGGGCTGTGACTGCAAGATGAGGTGTGACCTAGTACCCCCATCCTGAGTGGGGTGGGAGCAAGAGTGAAGATAGTGTGGCCTGTAGGAGAAAAGTGGGGGCCATGACCCAGATTGTAAGCTCAGGGACCTCAGGGATGGGGAAGAAACCCCAGAGTGTGAGGGTGTGGCCCCCCTTCATACACAAGAGAGAGTAGAGCTGTTTAGGATATCTGTTAATGGACAATGGGGATATTGCCCTTGAATTCACCAGCTGTTGTTACTTTTTGCTTTTACATTTCTCCCACTTCCAGTTTTTTCTTTCcacctttactttttaaaagaaaaaaataagtgtggTGGTGAACAATAAAGACTAAAGAGTCCTCATTACCTTTCAAAACTACCCAAGGGTGGAAGAGACCAGAGGCAGGACAGACAGGCCTCTAACTAGGGTAAGAGGGTGGTTGGAGACCAAAGGGAGCCCTTGGATCCTAggatctgagccacctagggaaGAATGGGACTGTGAGGTGGGTGGATTAAGGGGTGTGGAGAGGAGCCAACAGTGACAGGGGCCTGCAGGAAGGATCTGGGTGGTCCTAGGAGCCAGGGGAGTGGGGATGGTGCAGGCAGTATTGGCAGGAGGGCCAATTCAGAGGGGTTGGCAGCTCAGACAGGCAGTATGGGGAAGCACTGGAGCTTAGAGTTCTCACTCAGGTTAGGGGTTTGCACACTCAGCAATAAACAACTGTAATCACACCAAATCCTAAATATACCACTACAAAGAGAGTTACCATCACTTAGTGTCCTTCCTGACGCCGTCCAGCTGGGGGTTTAGGTAGTAGAAGGTCCAGGGGGAGTACTGAAATGGAGATTGGGGGGATTGCTTTCTGGAGACAAGCCCAAAATGAGATGAGGATTGAAAAATCATCTTTATTACTCTTGAAAGGGAGCTGGGAGTCtccagcttctcctcctccccacagcaCAATAGCAGCTCCCACCATATCCATCTGGGGCACAGATGAAGCCACAGGTCAGTTACTGGACAGCTCGCAGGCCtctggtgggaggagggagaaaagaagaggatggaaaggaaggaactCCAGGGAGAAAAGCAACGTTGGTAGTAATGGGGTGGAGGAGAATGCATTCCTGCTTTTCCCCACATCAAAGAAGGGGTCCCTGAAGCCCTTTTCCCTATGTGTCTAGCCCCCTGCCCCTTTTATCCACCGGAAACTCAAGAAACCTCTTTTGAGTAGCCCAGAGCCCATCCTGGCTCCCTCAGGATGACACCTACACCACAGCTCTTGGCCACATCCTTCTGGTGCCATCGCAGCCTATGACAAATGGATGTGTCAGCACAGCCACTCTAATAATGTTAGCCTTTGACCATGTCCTCCAGTGACATCACTTGAGTCCCTTTCATCCGGCACCTGCAGAAGACTTGGTGAGTCCTAGTCCTCTTCTGTGGGACTTTACCCCCTCACCTTGATTCCTGGGAGTCCGTAAGAAGGCCTTGAAGTCCAAGCAGGAGGTCAGGGACTGGAATTCCTTCACGCACTTTTCAGGAGGATGTGGTGAGCGATCTGGAAGAGCAGGGCAGGGCCAGGCCCATCAAAGTCCCAGATTCTCAGTACCTCCGTGGTGAGGACAGCACCCAGACCCTCCTGGGATGATATCATAGGACCCAGAGTGAGAGGCTCTCCTGCCCTCCCGTTGTTTCTCTCCAACCCTTCCTGCCTGGCATCCCCACTCACTGTAGAGGAGGAAGCGCTCGTAACCCTGGCCTGACTCTTTCAGCATGATTCCACCGGGGCATGAGCTGGAGAAGAGCTTCGTCTTCATGTCAGGGCGGCCTGTTGGGGCGGGGGTTTGGTGGAGAGTGTGAGGACAGAGAGGCAAAAACAAGCAAGCCCAGGGGACTTGGGGAGGGTGAGGGCTGGAGAGAACCAACCTTCAGTTCTAAGATCTGTGCTCTCTTCAGTCACGTGGTAGATCCATTTCCGGGGCACACAGAGTCCATTTTTCCTGCAGAATTGGTGGCAAGGACGAAAGACTGAGAGACACCCCAGCCACACAGTACCAGCCTCTGTTTATTCCATCTTATTTCTCTTTGAAGTCTGGGTCCCCTTGGGTTTCAGGCTACCACGGGACAGTTGGTTTTAGGCCCATCTCTCTTCAGAGGGAAACTAAGAGAACTGTTGAACTCAGTGGGCCAAAAATGGCTATCCCAAAGAACCTAGCTCTTTGTGGGGGGGCGCTCATTTTCTAGGCAGAGACTGCCATTCCTGGTGCCTCTGACTCCTCACCACTCACATGCGGATGGTAGCACGAAGCTGGAGCTTTGTGGGGGCAGAGCCTGTAGCCATGTTGAAGACAATGTTGTCCACAGCGTCAAAAGTCACCAACTCCTCCTTGGTGGGAGCTGCCCCTGCGATAAAGTACCACCTGCCCAGGTGTGGTTCTGGGAACTGCAGAGAACGAGGGGATCAGGAGAGGGTGGGTCCCCACTACAGGGCCCATTCAACCTCTTCGTCATCACTCTTAAGACAGCAGGACTTAGCAGTGGAGTGGCAGCTGCTTTTTCCCAACAAGGTGTTGGGTTATGACAGGAAGTCATTAAGTGACTTTTCCTTTGTGGCCCCTGAGTAACCACCCACCTCCCAATTCTACCATGTCTCCACATTGATGGCCACagtactaatatatatatatatatatattttttctttttttctttttacttgttttcacATTTGTTATTGTGATAcaccctttctcccttcctttcccagcGTGGTTCTGGTCATCCAAGGCAACGCACCCCCTCAGAGCCCCCACCATCGGCTTCCCCCATTCTCAGTCCATACCTCTTTCCCATCCACTCCCTGAGTTGTCAGTTGACTGTACTCAGGGCACTGGTAGATGGAGTTAAGGAGAATACCACAGAGGTAGAGCAGAGCTGCCCATATTTGGTGGAACATCTTCAGGCCGGAGGGAGCTGGTACTCTTCGTGAAGGGCCGGTGCCTTaactgctctctctccccctgctagtTATTCAGTCCACTCTGCTTCTAGCCCCCTTGCCTTGACCCTTGACCCTTTCACCTGCTAATGAGTAACTTCAACCTTGTTTTCCAGCCCAAGTCTGGATTACCTACAGTGTTGggccttcctccccctcttctaGATGCCATCACACTCCATAATATACCCTGGCATGTCCAGGGTGTCTCAGGAATTATGAGAGCTGAGTCCTCTGGGTAGAAGCCTGTGGTCTTTCAGCCAGTATCTGAGCTGGATATCTGTTCTGTTGTATAGCACTGAAGAGAGGTgaactgattcattcattcacctagcAAACTGTTGTGTGTCCCAGCTGTTTGCCCAGCTAAGCcctagagacataaaaatgaatgacatAGTTCCTGGCCTTGAGAGCAGATAAAAAATACTAGCTgtgtaaacaaaacaaatcacTGCAGTACACAGCCTGGTAAGTTATTTAGAACAGGTATGAACCAGATGCTGGGACCTGGTGGATGGGAGGCCTTCTCTGAAGTTTGTAATTAGGGGAACAGTATGTACACCCCTGAGAAAAGTTCACTGATGCGAGCTCCTTCACGCAACATTTATTACTAGAAGGAAGAAGCTACGTCACATAAGGGTTAAGAGGATAGATATTGGTGTTAGGCAGAATGGGCACAAACCCTAACTCCACTATTTGTTAGATCTTGGACAATTTTATTAATCTCtatgcctgtttttttttcacttgtaagATGACCAAATCATCAGTTTCATAGGACTAAaagagataatgcatgtaaagccCTTAGCAAAGGCCTGCACATGGTTAATTCCAAAGTAAATATTCGCTATAATTAATGTTTGTAAAGGCACCTATTACAGTTTCTGGTGGGCTATAGGTTCTCAAATAATAGTACGGGAAGAATTGTCAAGAGGCACTCATTGGATAGTGCCAAGTGGGTGGACCAATTAATGCCATAAAAGATGGGGCTTCCTCAATACGTTTTGTATAAGCCACACAATGCCAAAAAATTTCAAAGAGGTGAGGCTTGCTGTGAGCTTGCGATTTAGTTGAAAAGAAtcaactgggtgatgggtatatgAGAGCCCATTATAACATTTGGAGGTAATGTTTGCCACTTTTTATAATACTATCTCAGGCGTTGAAAGGCTTTTAAGTGGGACAATACGAAAAATCCTGAGCAAATCGTTTGGCACACACCAAGTGCTCGCTGAACAGGTGTTTATTAGAACTATTAACTGAAACAGTACTGGGCCCTGGGTAGAAACTACGAATTCCAGAAAGGTGTGGACACCGGGGGTAGCCAGGCCGGCAGGAACGCGGAGCTTCTAAGTCGAAGCGCCTCAGGGCCAGGGGCATGCccgagggcgggggtggggtgccGACTGCCCAGCCGCCCATCGACTGCGGCCTGCGCCAGCCGTTCGACGGCCCCTTCAATATCCCAGGATAGGAGTCTTGGCTTTCGGTCCAGTCTGACTCCACTCGCTCCCAATTCCCAAACTTGGAGGCGCCCTTTTCTGACGAAAGTCCTGAAAAGCAGTAAATCCTCAGTTGCTCCAGAACATGGCGTGTCCTCTCGGCTGCACACCGCCGGCGAGGAATATGGCGCCCACGCCGCCGAACGCCCACCGGGCAGTACCGAGGTCAGCCCCAACGACGCGATCGCACGCGAGCCGCCTCCAACCGCCTAAAGAAACGATGACTTCCGGAGGCGCGGGAGTAGTAGCGCCGCGAGGGCCGGAGTGAGATGACAgaattttaggaggccagcacaGTGCCGCCTCAAATTGTCTGCCGGCCAAGACTTTAACATAGATTCATGAGGCACAATCCCCAGTCCCCAAACTCCCAAGAGGCACACAACTGTCAAAGCCTCTCGAAGAATAGCATCTCATCTGGTAATTACTTTCAGGCATTTATAGTAGCCACCCCAACCTCCCAAGACTCAAGCGCGTGCACAGAAAAAATGAACAGCGTTAGCGGGGGTGGGGCGGTACCTAAGGGTGTACGCATGCGTACTGCGACGCACGCAGGCGCAGTACGGTCCCCCGGGCGACGGTGGTGGCGGCTCCTCGGGGTGCTCGGCTCCCTCCCATCCAGGCCGGCCCCAGCCCGTCTTGCCCCCAGGAATTCACTGTTTGGGGCCACGAACTTCCTCATCGTGCCCCACAAAAGTTAAGCTTGGGGACCGGGGGGAGCCGGAAGTTACCGCCTAGCGATCCCCAAATACTATCGGGGAAACGGAAGTGGCCATCGGTGGCAAGTTGGGGGAGACCGGAAGTGACGGTACCGTGGGGAACTCGGGGGCGGAGCCCGGGGTGGTGGTGTTGGTagtggtggggtgtgtgtgtttgtatgtgtgtgtctgtgtgtcggttgtgtgtgtgtggtgtgtgttggTTGCGCCGCTCTGCTGGAACATCGAGGGAAGGCGGAAGAGGGGGGCAGTCAGCTAGCCAGTCTGGCCCCCCGTGAGTGTCCGTCATCTCGGGTCTGTCGTGACTTAGGAGGGTTCGATGGGCGTGGCGTGGCGCGCGTGCGCGAAACCACTGTCTCCGCAGACTCTGGCGCGATCCCCCGCTCTCGTGTGCTCCTTAGGGTTTGCCGACCTTTGGGGCCTTTGTGGTATCGCGACTGGTGATGACACTGGTCTCCTGTTTCCTACCTTCCCGGCTCGCTAGCCTGACTGGCCCTTCCTTATTGTGATTGGCATCGTGGAGCCCCTCCCATCTTCCCGTCCTCCAGCTCCCTGTGCCGTCGGTCTCCTGCCCTTTGTGTTTCTCTCCCCGTGCCCCGGAATCAGAAGGGGGATGGGAgcgggtgtgagtgtgtgtgcttgtgtgggAGAAACTCTTTAGGTATTACGGCGGAGACTCAGACCGGGGAGGCTTCCGAGTGTATAAAATCTGCTTTGGGCGACAGCAGGCCTCCCTCCCTCTATTCTTCCTTAGGGAGCTGTCGGCCATGGAGCCCAGTGATAGTACCAGTACCACTACCAGTATGGAGGAACCTGACAGCCTGGAGGTGCTGGTGAAGACCTTGGACTCTCAGACTCGGACCTTTATTGTGGGGGCCCAGGTGAGACCCCAGCACTTCTGGAAGACACCCATTAACTCTTCCTTTTACAGGCCTCTTATCCTGAGAGAAGAGCCTGATTTTTTGGTCCTTGAATTTTCTTTCATTGGTTCCTTTGTTCATATTTTAGACAGGACAATTTCTGGTGTTTCTTGTTGAGTGAGAAGGTATGGCTTCTGTTGAATGAGGCAGATTTTGTTCTGCCTTTTTCCACCTTGATAGAACTCAGTGCAGAGAGAAATATGGAGGAAGGAGGAATCTGTATGCCATCAGCATGAGTGAACCCCAGCCCAAAGGGACAGACATGGCTTCTGCCTTTGGGAAGGGAAACAGAACAGAGATCCAAAATtcaagtcttaaaaataaa from Meles meles chromosome 5, mMelMel3.1 paternal haplotype, whole genome shotgun sequence includes these protein-coding regions:
- the C5H6orf47 gene encoding uncharacterized protein C6orf47 homolog, with amino-acid sequence MFLRRLSGWLPRPWGRGKPTKPDLPAPELRRVDSSSENSGSDWDSAPETMGDVGPLKTKDPEARRSSEAAPEPSREVRDEQLRSNRMDSFKWDKTVSNTQESGRLGTGGSVLKQGQDPVGSSGTRPGVSPEGVLSPPGPEAPVEKPGRRQKLLGWLRGDPGGGAGAPLQYLGGPEECLQISTNLTLHLLELLASALLGLCSRPLRAALDALGLRGPLGLWLHGLLSFLAALHGLHAVLSLLTAHPLHFACLFGLLQALVLAVSLREPSGEEEATDLDGEKLEREGEE
- the APOM gene encoding apolipoprotein M yields the protein MFHQIWAALLYLCGILLNSIYQCPEYSQLTTQGVDGKEFPEPHLGRWYFIAGAAPTKEELVTFDAVDNIVFNMATGSAPTKLQLRATIRMKNGLCVPRKWIYHVTEESTDLRTEGRPDMKTKLFSSSCPGGIMLKESGQGYERFLLYNRSPHPPEKCVKEFQSLTSCLDFKAFLRTPRNQEACELSSN